From Asterias rubens chromosome 20, eAstRub1.3, whole genome shotgun sequence, one genomic window encodes:
- the LOC117303738 gene encoding probable vesicular acetylcholine transporter-B isoform X2: protein MDMESAKEKMENAKETMSEFLGTAKMRIKNPAAQRRFILVIVCVALLLDNMLYMVIVPVIPDYLRSIGAWDKIIATAQPIYSNISNTTINSTAEPNVIYENEDIYVGLLFASKALVQLLINPFSGTLIDKIGYDIPMVIGLSILFIATTIFAFGTSYGVLFMARSMQGVGSAFADTSGLAMIADRFQVESERTRALGIALAFISFGCLVAPPFGGVLYEFVGKKMPFISLALIAVIDGLLLLFVIKPYSDRRWQMPKGTPIYKLIVDPYIAVVAGALSMSNVSLAFLEPTISIWMKDTMQAVTWQTGIIWLPAFIPHVFGVVMTVKLASRYPHYQWLYAAIGLVVIGLCTFIVPACETFGVLIIPLCGICYGVALVDTSLLPTLGFLVDVRYVSVYGSVYAIADISYCLAYAIGPILAGQIVQSLGFTNLNVFIGVLNIAYAPVLIVLRKVYDLKPMQFEDTVLLTDEPATGLYDTVKAEAKREAKEGDKFYVNHNAFRMHKVNGNVPNGNVVDSDDASSTDSRHLTTGRPSNVINRTEDNVRSAIAHQHGYGAFTDHDD from the coding sequence ATGGATATGGAGTCAGCTAAAGAGAAGATGGAGAATGCCAAAGAGACAATGTCTGAGTTTCTAGGGACAGCTAAGATGCGTATTAAGAATCCAGCTGCACAGCGTCGGTTTATTCTAGTCATCGTCTGTGTAGCCCTCCTCCTAGATAACATGCTCTACATGGTTATCGTACCAGTGATACCAGACTACTTAAGATCCATCGGAGCATGGGATAAAATCATCGCTACAGCTCAACCCATCTATAGTAATATCAGTAATACAACCATTAACTCCACCGCTGAACCCAATGTGATTTACGAGAATGAGGATATCTACGTTGGATTACTGTTTGCCTCTAAGGCCTTGGTTCAACTCCTGATAAACCCCTTCTCTGGTACTCTTATTGATAAGATTGGCTATGATATCCCAATGGTGATCGGACTAAGCATCCTCTTCATAGCAACCACCATATTTGCTTTTGGTACATCCTATGGCGTCTTGTTCATGGCGAGGAGCATGCAAGGTGTGGGGTCTGCATTCGCTGATACCTCTGGTCTTGCCATGATCGCCGACCGCTTCCAAGTCGAGAGTGAACGTACCCGAGCTCTGGGCATTGCCCTGGCGTTCATCTCATTCGGCTGCCTCGTGGCACCTCCTTTTGGTGGGGTACTGTACGAATTCGTCGGGAAGAAAATGCCATTTATATCTCTGGCCTTGATTGCTGTTATTGATGGCCTACTTCTACTGTTCGTTATTAAACCCTACAGTGATCGTCGCTGGCAAATGCCTAAAGGTACCCCCATCTACAAGCTCATCGTTGACCCATACATTGCTGTCGTAGCGGGCGCCCTCTCCATGTCCAACGTCTCTTTGGCCTTCCTCGAGCCCACAATATCAATATGGATGAAGGATACCATGCAGGCAGTCACCTGGCAGACTGGTATCATTTGGTTACCAGCTTTTATTCCCCATGTCTTCGGTGTCGTCATGACTGTCAAACTTGCCTCCAGATACCCGCACTACCAGTGGCTATATGCCGCTATTGGACTCGTTGTCATCGGTCTTTGTACATTTATAGTCCCCGCTTGTGAGACATTTGGTGTTCTGATCATTCCCCTGTGCGGTATTTGCTATGGAGTAGCTCTCGTAGATACCTCATTACTACCAACTCTAGGCTTCCTTGTGGATGTACGCTACGTATCAGTGTATGGTAGCGTATACGCCATTGCTGATATATCCTATTGCCTAGCCTATGCCATCGGTCCAATCCTAGCCGGTCAGATTGTTCAAAGTCTCGGCTTCACCAATCTCAACGTCTTTATAGGAGTTCTTAACATCGCGTACGCACCTGTCTTGATTGTTCTACGGAAAGTCTACGACCTGAAACCGATGCAGTTTGAAGATACTGTGCTACTGACGGACGAGCCGGCTACTGGGCTCTACGACACGGTCAAGGCAGAGGCGAAGAGAGAAGCGAAAGAAGGGGATAAGTTCTATGTCAACCATAACGCATTCAGGATGCATAAAGTCAACGGCAATGTACCGAATGGTAATGTTGTAGATAGTGATGATGCTAGTTCTACGGACAGTAGGCATTTGACTACGGGAAGACCGAGTAATGTTATCAACAGGACTGAGGATAATGTACGAAGTGCTATAGCTCATCAACATGGTTACGGAGCTTTCACTGATCATGATGATTGA